A genomic stretch from Helianthus annuus cultivar XRQ/B chromosome 1, HanXRQr2.0-SUNRISE, whole genome shotgun sequence includes:
- the LOC110938652 gene encoding subtilisin inhibitor, which produces MAEENTPLVTPQQTLPSRKTNWPELMGMKAEDAEKKIKEEMPRATIHVIPHDSFVTMDFVATRVRLFVDSSQNVVKEPRLG; this is translated from the exons ATGGCCGAGGAAAATACACCCCTTGTCACACCGCAACAAACTCTCCCAA GTAGGAAAACAAACTGGCCAGAACTGATGGGGATGAAAGCCGAAGATGCGGAAAAGAAGATCAAGGAAGAGATGCCAAGGGCTACTATTCATGTGATTCCTCATGATAGTTTTGTTACAATGGATTTTGTGGCAACTCGAGTTAGGTTATTTGTCGACTCTTCACAAAATGTTGTTAAGGAACCGAGACTTGGTTAG